A single region of the Liolophura sinensis isolate JHLJ2023 chromosome 9, CUHK_Ljap_v2, whole genome shotgun sequence genome encodes:
- the LOC135475755 gene encoding G-protein coupled receptor dmsr-1-like, with product MALNESNNTIIAEEGWFSKPNPELEKIALAYFRIHPYTSLAVCTFGIITNIFNIITLTRKHMRTSINCILTGIAVLDILTMVSYIPFVVHFYLKHGLARTPEKYTYGWTHFLVFHGNLTSTTHTASIWLAVFLGILRFQCLQSAQGKGLGQRHTIAYVGLISALSALLMIPNYVLMKVIPIQVNNSSQVIWSLENLGVGSTNPDPFAVALFWIYAIIGKILPCGVITVFGGLLLHTLHLSKKRTENLHSGSFQTRLKQHSRTTRMLLAVIVLFLVTELPQGVLVVLSGSVDGFFLNVYLLLGDMLDIIALLNNSINFVLYCTMSQQFRDTFVNLLKLPFGKKKPPRNQAEFTKLTNC from the coding sequence ATGGCCCTTAACGAATCCAACAACACGATCATCGCTGAGGAAGGCTGGTTTTCCAAACCGAATCCTGAACTGGAGAAAATAGCTTTGGCTTACTTCCGCATCCATCCCTATACAAGCCTGGCCGTTTGCACGTTTGGGATCATCACAAACATCTTCAACATCATCACCCTGACGAGGAAACACATGCGAACGTCCATCAACTGTATTTTGACAGGGATTGCCGTTCTGGACATTTTGACCATGGTGAGTTACATCCCGTTTGTGGTTCATTTCTACCTAAAACACGGACTCGCTAGAACGCCAGAGAAGTACACGTATGGGTGGACTCATTTCCTGGTGTTTCATGGAAACCTCACTTCTACCACTCACACGGCGTCCATTTGGCTAGCAGTTTTCTTGGGTATATTGCGCTTTCAATGTCTCCAATCCGCCCAAGGGAAGGGGTTGGGGCAACGACATACTATAGCCTACGTGGGCCTGATATCTGCTCTATCAGCACTTCTTATGATACCGAATTACGTGTTGATGAAAGTGATTCCTATCCAAGTAAACAACTCCAGTCAGGTTATCTGGAGTCTGGAGAACCTCGGAGTCGGCTCCACCAACCCTGACCCTTTTGCCGTTGCTCTGTTTTGGATATACGCAATTATCGGCAAAATTCTGCCATGTGGAGTGATCACAGTTTTCGGGGGTCTTCTTCTGCACACGCTTCACCTCAGCAAAAAACGGACGGAAAACTTACACAGCGGCTCATTCCAGACACGACTGAAGCAGCATTCGAGAACCACGCGGATGCTGCTGGCTGTGATCGTCCTGTTCCTTGTCACTGAGCTTCCACAGGGTGTGCTAGTGGTTCTCAGTGGCTCCGTCGACGGGTTTTTCCTCAACGTTTACCTATTGTTGGGGGACATGCTAGACATTATTGCCCTGTTAAACAATTCCATCAACTTCGTGTTATACTGCACCATGAGTCAGCAGTTTCGGGACACGTTCGTGAATCTTTTAAAATTACCTTTTGGAAAGAAGAAACCACCAAGGAATCAGGCGGAATTCACCAAGTTAACAAATTGTTAA
- the LOC135475064 gene encoding D(3) dopamine receptor-like — protein MSARGSTTDDVAWNDSDHLLRQLNDDKARLYIPVVLYILILLVTGVIGNSLVLYVYLKRFKRTSSNYFILSMAMFDMVACCIGMPTEIYDLRYPYMFYSNAACKLFRFSESVPIIGSALILVAVAFDRYFKICRPLRNTPLRYIKKICIAIGIFAFLTTIPTIFVFGLKDVKTNYTDVIGKDCSTEQKNGKSTVLSFVWYGYLSVVFALCTSTMIGLYVRIWLEIKRRQRQVLGKQVSKISTEDSGLPKSPTNLSPTQKPASDAKIEREQISRVKYLPSVSVSSDPDSGGVRMEETRANTLGRLGSNTSDGMDPEKKSLRQIGENVMTKIRASKTTVILFVVTLAFVLSYLPTLIVTVIRSKDTKQRSDTVDFLMKLFSKSYFINNSINPIIYSFLNINFRMECAKALARLSSCCFCCCRSDSRNVKFATKG, from the coding sequence ATGTCGGCAAGGGGTAGCACGACAGATGATGTGGCTTGGAACGACTCAGACCACTTACTACGACAGCTGAATGATGACAAAGCTCGTCTCTACATCCCTGTCGTTCTCTACATCCTCATCCTTCTTGTAACCGGCGTCATCGGCAACAGTCTCGTGCTCTACGTCTATCTAAAACGCTTCAAAAGAACTTCTTCGAACTATTTCATCTTATCCATGGCCATGTTCGATATGGTGGCATGTTGTATCGGTATGCCCACTGAAATCTACGACCTCCGCTATCCCTACATGTTTTACAGCAACGCTGCCTGCAAACTTTTCCGATTCTCCGAGTCTGTGCCAATCATAGGATCAGCCCTAATTTTAGTTGCGGTTGCTTTTGATCGATACTTCAAGATTTGCAGACCATTGCGTAACACACCATTGCGTTACATCAAGAAAATCTGCATTGCAATAGGAATCTTCGCCTTTCTAACAACGATTCCTACCATATTCGTTTTTGGATTGAAAGACGTCAAAACCAACTATACAGACGTCATAGGCAAAGACTGTAGCACCGAGCAAAAGAATGGGAAGAGCACTGTGCTGTCTTTTGTGTGGTATGGTTATCTGTCAGTGGTCTTTGCTCTTTGTACATCTACCATGATCGGACTTTACGTAAGAATCTGGCTCGAAATTAAACGTCGTCAGAGGCAGGTCTTAGGAAAACAAGTCAGTAAAATTTCCACGGAAGACAGTGGTTTACCCAAGTCACCGACGAACCTGTCTCCCACGCAAAAGCCTGCGTCTGATGCCAAGATCGAGCGGGAACAAATTTCTCGCGTTAAATATTTGCCGAGCGTAAGCGTTAGCAGTGATCCGGACTCTGGCGGAGTGCGCATGGAGGAGACAAGAGCCAACACACTGGGAAGGCTGGGAAGCAACACAAGTGACGGCATGGACCCCGAAAAGAAATCTCTACGGCAGATAGGAGAAAACGTGATGACTAAAATCCGTGCCAGTAAAACGACGGTGATCCTCTTCGTCGTTACTTTGGCTTTCGTTTTGTCGTACCTGCCTACATTGATCGTGACGGTCATCCGTAGTAAGGACACCAAACAACGCTCGGACACTGTCGATTTCTTGATGAAACTGTTTTCGAAGTCTTACTTCATTAACAATTCCATTAACCCGATCATCTACAGCTTCTTAAACATCAACTTCCGGATGGAATGTGCTAAGGCTTTGGCGAGACTTTCTTCCTGCTGCTTCTGTTGTTGTCGTTCTGATTCCAGAAATGTCAAGTTCGCTACAAAGGGCTGA